Genomic window (Armatimonadota bacterium):
GGCGCCTTCCTGCCTTTGGGTGTACTGGGGGGCGCGGGCGAGATCTTCTACCAGGGCGTGGGCAAGCTCGACAAGACGTTCTTCTCCACCCTGTCGCTGTTGGAGAGCCAGGGCAAGGCCAAAGTGCGCGCCAACCCGCGGGTATTGGCCACCAGCGGGACGGAGTCAACGATCAACATCCGGCGTACCGACAACTTCCTGTTCGCCGCCGGCACCGATTACCAGGGCAAACCGGTGCTTTCGCGCAGTGACATCTCGGCCGACACCATCCTCAAGATCACGCCGGTGGTGCTGGAGGGCGGGCGCATCTCGCTGAGCATAGACGCGACCGTGGACAGCTTCATCTTCGGGGCGGCGGGCGACCTGCCCGACACCACGCGCCGCCAAGCCTCGACCAAGCTGTTCTGCGACAATGACGAGACGGTAATCATTGGCGGGCTGACGCTGGAGGAAGAAACCTGGCGGCTGGACAAGACGCCGCTGCTGGGCGA
Coding sequences:
- a CDS encoding type II and III secretion system protein; the protein is GAFLPLGVLGGAGEIFYQGVGKLDKTFFSTLSLLESQGKAKVRANPRVLATSGTESTINIRRTDNFLFAAGTDYQGKPVLSRSDISADTILKITPVVLEGGRISLSIDATVDSFIFGAAGDLPDTTRRQASTKLFCDNDETVIIGGLTLEEETWRLDKTPLLGDLPLIGQFFRKTRRVQKSSDLAIFITPRIVGAGESAEGR